The following are encoded in a window of Prevotella melaninogenica genomic DNA:
- a CDS encoding SGNH/GDSL hydrolase family protein, with product MFTRKILFVLLFFITFNAYAQQERWVGTWACAPQTVDKGFMPYNNQMTNRSVRQVVKVSIGGPVIRLQLSNELSSEPVEITSVYIAKAGEGSEIQKNSAKYLRFNNKRRVTIPAGKAAFSDALKFDLQPLERLSITINYLKAPKEPTVHMGSRTTSYILRGVTNANTDFSTAFKEDHWFNISAIDVLDASASSVAILGNSITDGKGCVTNAQDRWPDFMSAVLNREHESKSPKTGVLNLGIGDNRILSVGLGQPGKERFDRDILGQRGLRAVIIFEAINDIGASTNPEETARQLIEAYQVMIKKARQRGLKVYMGTITPFNGCKGYFTEARDAARKTVNEWIRTNHEIDGFIDFDELMRDPSSPDRLRKEWQIGDWLHPNPAGYKAMGEYAAKKMWEAVPNPSYR from the coding sequence ATGTTTACACGTAAGATTTTATTCGTTTTATTGTTTTTTATCACATTCAACGCTTATGCACAGCAAGAACGTTGGGTAGGTACATGGGCTTGTGCGCCACAGACAGTTGATAAGGGTTTTATGCCTTATAATAACCAAATGACGAATCGCTCCGTACGACAGGTCGTGAAGGTGAGTATCGGTGGCCCTGTTATTCGTTTGCAGTTGAGTAATGAACTGTCTTCTGAGCCTGTTGAGATTACCAGTGTTTATATTGCAAAGGCTGGAGAAGGGTCAGAGATACAGAAGAATTCAGCTAAGTATCTCCGTTTTAATAATAAACGTCGGGTAACGATACCTGCTGGTAAGGCTGCCTTTTCAGATGCGTTGAAATTCGATTTACAACCATTGGAGCGTTTGTCAATTACGATTAACTATCTTAAAGCACCAAAAGAACCTACTGTTCACATGGGTTCGCGCACTACATCTTATATATTACGTGGTGTAACAAATGCTAATACTGATTTCTCAACAGCCTTCAAAGAGGACCATTGGTTTAATATTTCTGCTATTGATGTCCTTGATGCATCTGCTTCCAGTGTGGCTATCCTTGGTAATAGTATTACCGATGGAAAGGGTTGTGTTACAAATGCACAAGACCGCTGGCCTGATTTTATGTCTGCCGTACTGAATAGAGAACATGAGTCGAAGAGTCCGAAAACGGGTGTATTGAATCTTGGTATTGGGGATAATCGTATCCTCTCTGTGGGTTTAGGACAGCCAGGAAAGGAGCGTTTCGATCGTGATATCTTGGGACAAAGAGGACTTCGTGCAGTAATCATCTTCGAGGCTATTAATGATATCGGTGCGTCAACTAATCCAGAAGAAACTGCTCGCCAGTTGATTGAAGCTTACCAAGTGATGATTAAGAAGGCTCGCCAACGTGGCTTGAAGGTCTATATGGGTACGATAACTCCTTTTAATGGCTGCAAAGGTTACTTTACAGAGGCACGTGATGCAGCACGTAAGACGGTGAACGAATGGATAAGAACAAACCATGAAATCGACGGTTTCATCGACTTTGATGAACTCATGCGTGATCCGTCATCACCCGACCGCTTGCGTAAAGAATGGCAGATTGGTGACTGGTTACATCCTAACCCTGCAGGTTATAAGGCGATGGGTGAGTATGCTGCAAAGAAGATGTGGGAAGCTGTTCCTAACCCTTCCTATAGATAG
- a CDS encoding helix-turn-helix transcriptional regulator — protein MRFDKLKKQLELLILLSDGRNYTVEELCERMNLSRRNFYYLLDFIKHAGFIVFKNQGYYHIDRRSPFFTQLLQTIQFTDKDVKTIHSVLTMAGNDSEMVNQLRQKLESSYNFSVSAESPIRRQMESNLKLLRKAMAEKKTVRLIGYSSPHSHSVKDRLVEPFLLLHNNEDVRCHELVSKQNKTFKISRMTSVEILDTSWLHEDKHRQVFTDIFMFSSEERYRVKLRLGQLSHNLFKEEYPQGAHYITPNADGSWLLDIEVCDYRGLGRFVLGLFKDIEIIEGDGFKAYLRAEIESLIDSSNQLLQK, from the coding sequence ATGAGATTCGATAAATTAAAGAAGCAGTTAGAACTCTTGATTCTATTGTCTGATGGACGCAATTATACGGTTGAAGAGCTGTGTGAGCGGATGAACTTGTCGCGTAGGAATTTCTATTACCTACTCGACTTCATCAAGCATGCAGGTTTTATCGTATTTAAGAATCAGGGCTATTATCATATTGATCGTCGCTCTCCTTTCTTCACACAGCTGTTACAGACGATTCAGTTTACAGATAAGGATGTGAAGACGATACATAGTGTACTGACAATGGCTGGTAATGATAGTGAGATGGTGAACCAGCTAAGGCAGAAGTTGGAAAGTTCTTATAACTTCTCTGTGTCTGCAGAGTCACCCATTCGTCGCCAAATGGAGAGTAACCTGAAACTGTTACGTAAGGCGATGGCAGAGAAGAAGACGGTTCGTTTAATTGGTTATTCAAGTCCACATAGTCACTCTGTTAAGGATCGTCTTGTGGAACCTTTCCTTTTATTGCATAATAATGAGGATGTACGCTGTCATGAATTGGTGTCAAAACAAAATAAGACATTTAAGATTTCTCGCATGACGAGTGTGGAGATACTGGATACATCGTGGTTACATGAAGACAAGCATAGGCAGGTGTTTACGGATATCTTTATGTTTAGTAGTGAGGAACGATATCGTGTGAAGTTACGTTTAGGGCAGTTATCTCACAATCTCTTTAAGGAAGAATATCCACAAGGTGCGCATTATATTACTCCGAATGCGGATGGCTCGTGGCTTTTAGATATAGAAGTATGCGATTATCGTGGTTTAGGTCGTTTCGTTCTCGGACTCTTTAAAGATATAGAAATCATAGAGGGTGATGGTTTTAAGGCATATCTGAGAGCGGAAATAGAAAGTCTTATTGATTCGTCAAACCAACTATTGCAGAAGTAG
- a CDS encoding RagB/SusD family nutrient uptake outer membrane protein translates to MKYSINKFTAGALIAVAAMTASCSSDYLNVSPAESAEPSAAYANTSNARNTLNGIAKSMTVQQYYYSQGFAGENAIMRLYENLPSQNYNYNRYASGWAPIHNQTFHFRSTSIYDSYAWTYYYQIINNANALLANIDNATGSEADRKFIKASALTFRAYAFEKLAHYYCYRWQDSNNGASTGLPLRIDTSTGELKASTLAETYAQIYKDCQEAIKLFTESGVMRSTAECWIPDINTAHAVYARAALTRQDYATALAQAKLAQINRPLMTGDAYAAGFYKPNDEWILGSYGDASEQNWYWAFGVQDACNGHSASTQSTGAGTIGHELITRIPNNDARKQLFITADKFRSIDITKDAQVNQTYGIIGLGDEGVLAQADSIVKKHQISGLSAAYASGYIYLDGQMKFWVTAQPGVSYVPFIRSSEMVLIEAEANYFLGNTADAQAALVKLNATTGRNASYTCTKTGTDLFNEIKDYREVELWGEGFAWSDYKRWNIPVVRHSFAEGGNAHAAVAKTIAVDYGNKWTWVIPQNEIDYNDLVRNE, encoded by the coding sequence ATGAAATATTCAATAAATAAATTCACCGCAGGGGCTTTAATTGCTGTGGCTGCTATGACAGCATCTTGCTCCAGTGATTATCTCAATGTATCACCAGCAGAGTCGGCTGAGCCTTCTGCAGCATATGCTAATACAAGCAATGCACGTAATACCTTGAATGGTATTGCTAAGTCGATGACCGTACAGCAGTACTACTATAGTCAAGGGTTCGCAGGTGAAAATGCGATAATGCGTCTCTATGAGAACCTTCCAAGTCAGAATTATAACTACAACCGTTATGCTTCAGGTTGGGCTCCTATCCATAATCAGACATTCCACTTCCGTTCAACAAGTATTTATGATTCTTATGCGTGGACTTATTACTACCAGATCATTAACAATGCAAATGCTCTTCTTGCAAACATTGATAATGCTACGGGTAGTGAGGCTGATAGAAAGTTTATCAAGGCTTCTGCATTGACCTTCCGTGCATACGCATTTGAGAAGTTGGCACACTATTACTGCTATCGTTGGCAGGATAGTAACAATGGTGCCTCTACGGGATTGCCTTTGCGTATTGATACCTCTACGGGTGAACTGAAGGCTTCAACACTTGCTGAGACTTACGCACAGATTTACAAGGACTGTCAGGAGGCTATCAAACTCTTCACTGAGAGTGGTGTGATGCGTTCAACAGCCGAGTGTTGGATTCCTGATATTAATACTGCCCACGCTGTTTATGCACGTGCAGCATTGACTCGTCAGGATTATGCTACTGCTTTGGCACAGGCTAAGTTGGCACAGATTAACCGTCCTTTGATGACAGGTGATGCATACGCAGCTGGTTTTTATAAGCCAAACGATGAGTGGATTCTCGGTAGTTATGGTGATGCAAGTGAACAGAACTGGTATTGGGCATTTGGTGTACAGGATGCTTGTAATGGTCACTCTGCAAGTACGCAGAGTACTGGAGCTGGTACTATTGGTCATGAGTTAATTACTCGTATCCCTAATAACGATGCTCGTAAGCAGCTCTTTATTACTGCAGATAAGTTCCGCAGCATTGATATTACTAAAGATGCACAGGTAAATCAGACTTATGGCATCATAGGTTTGGGTGATGAAGGTGTTTTGGCACAGGCCGACTCTATCGTTAAAAAGCATCAGATATCTGGTCTCTCTGCAGCTTACGCTTCTGGTTATATCTATTTGGATGGGCAGATGAAGTTCTGGGTAACTGCACAGCCAGGTGTTAGTTATGTTCCTTTCATCCGTTCAAGTGAGATGGTTCTTATCGAGGCTGAGGCTAATTACTTCTTGGGTAACACTGCTGATGCACAGGCAGCATTGGTTAAACTGAATGCTACTACAGGTCGTAACGCAAGCTACACCTGTACAAAGACTGGTACTGATCTCTTTAATGAAATCAAGGATTACCGTGAGGTTGAACTTTGGGGTGAAGGCTTTGCATGGAGTGATTATAAGCGTTGGAACATTCCTGTTGTTCGCCACTCATTTGCTGAAGGTGGTAATGCACACGCTGCTGTTGCAAAAACAATTGCTGTAGATTACGGAAACAAGTGGACTTGGGTAATTCCACAGAACGAGATTGATTATAATGATCTTGTGAGGAACGAATAG
- a CDS encoding SusC/RagA family TonB-linked outer membrane protein, producing the protein MEKRLMMFLVGLFLSLGTALAQTEISGTVVSTDDGQPVVGASILVSGTQTGTVTDVDGKFRLSAPAGVKLIVSYVGMKTKTVTATNNMKVSLTPDDKNLDEVVIVAYGTAKRQSITGSVAVVDSKKISNRISTTVTGALEGSAPGVQVNNSYGEPGTTPKIHIRGVGTLVKDADQPLYIVDGTPFEGNIAELNPSDIESMSVLKDASSAALYGNRAANGVVLITTKKAKFTTKPNITLKMDQGVYRRGIAEYDRLGPNEWMEASWRAMKNYALSGGIVSTEAAAATYATQHLVSDFVKRNIYDGADDALFDANGKLTATMRAGYDDLDWQKAVERTGHRQEYNLSAAVASDKYNIYSSAGYLNEQGYTLNSGYERFTGRINTQYTANKWLELGLNLSGTSSVRSYNSSAKENFYANPFYVTRYMAPVYPVYLHNADGTYALDANGNKQYDTTSEYLNNRNLPYEMTMDMDRTRRNVLDGLLYTKISLPYGFSLTGKVDLNHANENRQTYNNPVIGDGASNNGRLTERSYQYISYTGQELLNWDHNFDLHHVDVLLGHENYSWNRKYSRVMNTNAAIEGLRALSNFVLNSDTEGYFEDYRTESYLGRLRYNYDEKYFLDFSFRRDGSSKFHKDKRWGNFFSAGVNWNIKKEKFMENVKWVDALRARASYGEVGNDAAVNFYGYQALYYITKNGGNPALVRQKLSALDLKWETTQTFDFGVEGTLFDRLNFSLGYFDKRSKDLLFEVRFPLSAGSFFGNDAIENLTQYQNIGTISNRGFEIMLSGDVVRSKDWTWNLSFDATTLKNKVLKLPKGEDILHGQQKYSEGHSAYEWFTYHFVGVDQMTGKSLYDLDPKQEAAAQAAGDLVEINGTKYTTSTSQALRKWAGTALPSVYGSFGSNLRWKDLSLSVLMTYSLGGKTMDSSYSSLMSTGSASSAAALHKDVLNSWNGVPEGMTATSPNRIDPNGTPILDFNGSTDNNAVSDRWLTSSSYLIMKNIMLSYRLPKVLVTKWGLGGVSVKAGVENLFTLTGRKGMNPQYSFNGDSDNTYVSARVFNFGLTVDL; encoded by the coding sequence ATGGAAAAAAGACTAATGATGTTTTTAGTCGGCTTATTCCTAAGTTTAGGAACAGCGCTGGCGCAGACAGAGATTAGCGGAACTGTAGTCTCTACAGATGATGGACAGCCTGTAGTAGGTGCGTCTATCCTCGTGTCTGGTACACAGACGGGTACTGTAACAGATGTTGATGGTAAGTTCCGTCTCTCAGCACCTGCAGGTGTTAAGTTGATTGTGTCTTATGTTGGAATGAAAACAAAGACTGTTACTGCAACAAACAACATGAAAGTGAGCTTAACCCCTGATGACAAGAACCTTGATGAGGTCGTAATTGTTGCCTATGGTACTGCTAAGCGTCAATCAATTACGGGTTCTGTAGCTGTTGTAGACTCTAAGAAAATCTCCAATCGTATTAGTACTACGGTAACGGGTGCATTGGAAGGTTCTGCCCCTGGTGTACAGGTAAATAACTCTTATGGCGAGCCTGGTACTACGCCAAAGATTCACATTCGTGGTGTGGGAACGTTAGTTAAAGATGCTGATCAGCCTCTTTATATCGTTGATGGTACTCCATTTGAAGGTAATATTGCCGAGTTAAATCCAAGCGACATCGAGTCTATGTCTGTTTTGAAGGACGCTTCTTCTGCAGCTCTCTATGGTAACCGTGCGGCTAATGGCGTTGTCTTGATTACAACAAAGAAGGCTAAGTTTACTACTAAGCCAAACATTACTTTGAAGATGGATCAGGGTGTCTACAGACGTGGTATTGCAGAGTATGACCGTTTAGGTCCGAATGAGTGGATGGAGGCTTCTTGGAGAGCCATGAAGAATTATGCGCTATCTGGCGGTATTGTTTCTACAGAAGCTGCAGCTGCAACCTATGCAACTCAGCACTTGGTATCTGATTTTGTAAAGCGTAATATCTATGATGGAGCCGATGATGCTCTCTTTGATGCAAATGGCAAGTTGACTGCTACTATGCGTGCTGGTTATGATGATCTTGATTGGCAGAAGGCTGTTGAACGTACTGGTCATCGTCAGGAGTATAACCTCTCTGCAGCTGTAGCAAGTGATAAGTATAATATCTATTCTTCTGCTGGTTATCTGAATGAGCAGGGTTATACTTTGAACTCAGGCTATGAGCGTTTTACTGGTCGTATTAATACACAATATACAGCCAACAAGTGGCTCGAATTAGGTTTGAACCTCTCTGGTACTTCTTCTGTAAGAAGCTATAATTCAAGTGCTAAAGAAAATTTCTATGCTAATCCATTCTATGTAACTCGTTACATGGCTCCGGTTTATCCTGTTTATTTGCATAATGCTGATGGCACATACGCTTTGGATGCAAATGGTAACAAGCAGTATGATACTACGTCTGAGTATCTTAACAACCGTAACCTCCCTTATGAGATGACGATGGATATGGACCGCACACGTAGAAACGTATTGGATGGTTTGTTGTATACAAAAATCAGTTTGCCATATGGTTTCTCTTTGACAGGAAAAGTAGACTTGAACCATGCTAATGAAAACCGTCAGACCTATAACAACCCTGTTATTGGTGATGGTGCTTCTAACAATGGTCGTCTGACTGAGCGTTCTTACCAGTATATCTCCTATACAGGACAGGAACTTTTGAACTGGGATCATAACTTTGATCTTCACCATGTTGACGTTCTTCTCGGTCATGAGAACTATAGCTGGAATCGTAAGTATTCACGCGTTATGAATACAAATGCAGCTATCGAAGGTTTGCGTGCGTTGAGTAACTTCGTCCTAAACTCTGATACAGAAGGCTATTTTGAGGATTATAGAACTGAATCTTATCTTGGTCGTCTGCGTTACAACTATGATGAGAAGTACTTCTTAGACTTCTCTTTCCGCCGCGATGGTTCTTCTAAGTTCCATAAAGATAAGCGTTGGGGTAACTTCTTCTCAGCTGGTGTAAACTGGAATATCAAGAAAGAGAAGTTCATGGAGAATGTAAAGTGGGTTGATGCTTTGCGTGCTCGCGCTTCATACGGTGAGGTAGGTAATGATGCTGCTGTTAATTTCTATGGCTATCAAGCACTTTATTATATTACTAAGAATGGTGGTAACCCAGCCTTGGTACGTCAGAAGCTATCAGCTCTCGACTTGAAGTGGGAGACTACACAGACTTTCGATTTCGGCGTTGAGGGTACGCTCTTTGACCGTTTGAACTTCAGTTTGGGCTACTTCGATAAGCGTTCTAAGGACTTGCTCTTCGAGGTTCGTTTCCCATTGTCAGCAGGTTCATTCTTTGGAAACGATGCTATTGAGAACCTTACACAGTATCAGAATATAGGTACTATCTCTAACCGTGGATTTGAGATTATGTTGAGTGGTGATGTTGTACGTTCAAAGGATTGGACCTGGAACCTCTCATTCGATGCTACTACATTGAAGAATAAGGTACTCAAGTTGCCTAAGGGAGAAGACATCCTGCATGGTCAGCAGAAGTATTCTGAGGGACACTCTGCATACGAGTGGTTTACTTATCACTTCGTAGGTGTTGACCAGATGACTGGTAAGTCTCTCTATGACCTCGATCCTAAACAGGAGGCTGCTGCTCAAGCTGCTGGTGACCTCGTTGAGATTAATGGAACAAAATATACTACATCAACTTCTCAGGCACTACGTAAGTGGGCTGGTACAGCTCTTCCATCTGTTTATGGCTCATTCGGCTCTAATCTTCGTTGGAAAGACTTGAGTTTGTCAGTATTGATGACTTATAGCCTTGGTGGTAAGACAATGGATAGCTCTTATAGTTCTTTGATGTCTACGGGTTCGGCTTCTTCAGCAGCTGCGCTTCATAAGGATGTTCTTAATTCTTGGAACGGCGTTCCTGAGGGTATGACAGCTACTTCTCCTAACCGTATCGATCCTAATGGTACACCTATCCTTGATTTCAATGGTAGCACTGATAACAATGCTGTTAGTGACCGTTGGTTGACAAGTTCTTCTTATTTGATTATGAAGAATATCATGCTCAGTTATCGTTTGCCAAAGGTGTTGGTAACGAAGTGGGGTCTCGGAGGTGTTTCTGTTAAGGCTGGTGTTGAGAATCTCTTCACGCTCACAGGTCGTAAGGGTATGAACCCACAGTATAGCTTTAATGGTGATAGTGATAATACTTATGTATCTGCACGTGTGTTCAACTTCGGTTTGACAGTGGATCTCTAA